A genomic stretch from Bacillus sp. E(2018) includes:
- a CDS encoding ABC transporter ATP-binding protein, whose translation MNVGKRLFQYALHYKKNFILGLLMLTVAIGAELTGPFIAKTMIDDHILGIERPWHQVDSEEKEAVKYDGNWYKRSDHFNPGEDKGKEIRVIQVKRDYFVVPNKISFDGERKASNGEVTISFKGKSETYSADKLSTSETFAFYKPEIAGIMKLTMIYLGLLVFASFFQYGQRYMLQRSSNLVIKKIRQDVFAHVQRVAITYFDNQPAGKIVSRITNDTEAIKELFINVLANFFTGIIYLTGIFIALFLLDSKLATICLILVPILVVWIIVYRKFASKYNHKIRSTLSDINGMINESINGMTIIQAFKRQNKTSEEFETMNKEYFTFQNKLLSLNAMTGHNLVLLLKNLAFMAFIWHFGGQALGVGSVISIGVLYAFVDYLNRMFHPVTGMVNQLAQLEQALVSAERVFVLMDEPGQKVTETEVERYKGNVAFQDVTFSYVEGEPVLKNIAFEANQGETVALVGHTGSGKSSIMNLLFRFYDIKHGKIMIDGQDIMQLSKQELRQHMGIVLQDPFLFTGTIASNVSLDNPEISREQVEKALTDVGAMPFINNLPKGLDEPVIEKGSTLSSGQRQLISFARALAYNPAILILDEATASIDTETEAVIQEALDVLKRGRTTFIIAHRLSTIKSADQILVLDRGVIVERGSHNELMKEKGRYFQMYQLQQGKTETRAVS comes from the coding sequence ATGAACGTTGGAAAACGCCTGTTTCAATACGCACTTCACTATAAAAAGAACTTCATTCTCGGGCTTCTGATGCTTACTGTTGCCATTGGAGCGGAGCTGACTGGACCGTTCATCGCAAAGACGATGATCGATGACCATATTCTTGGAATCGAGCGGCCATGGCACCAAGTGGATAGTGAAGAAAAAGAAGCAGTGAAATACGATGGAAACTGGTATAAGCGAAGCGATCATTTTAATCCAGGAGAAGATAAAGGAAAAGAGATACGAGTTATCCAAGTGAAACGAGACTATTTCGTTGTACCAAACAAAATATCTTTTGATGGGGAACGAAAAGCGAGTAACGGAGAAGTGACGATTTCTTTTAAAGGAAAATCAGAAACCTATTCGGCAGATAAACTCAGTACGAGTGAAACATTTGCTTTTTATAAGCCAGAAATAGCGGGAATCATGAAACTGACTATGATTTACTTGGGCCTTCTCGTTTTTGCATCATTCTTTCAGTATGGTCAGCGCTATATGCTGCAGCGCTCGTCAAATCTGGTTATCAAGAAGATTCGTCAAGATGTATTCGCCCACGTTCAGCGTGTAGCGATTACGTATTTTGATAATCAGCCTGCTGGAAAAATCGTTTCTCGTATTACGAATGATACGGAAGCGATTAAAGAATTATTTATTAACGTTTTAGCAAACTTCTTTACAGGGATCATCTATCTGACAGGGATATTCATCGCATTGTTCTTGCTTGATTCTAAGCTTGCAACCATCTGTTTAATTCTCGTACCGATCCTTGTGGTTTGGATCATTGTTTACCGAAAATTCGCATCTAAATACAATCATAAGATTCGTTCTACGCTTAGTGACATTAACGGGATGATAAACGAATCAATTAACGGTATGACAATCATCCAAGCATTTAAGCGACAAAATAAGACTTCTGAAGAATTTGAAACGATGAATAAAGAATACTTCACCTTTCAAAACAAACTATTAAGTCTTAACGCGATGACTGGCCATAACCTTGTGTTGTTATTAAAGAACCTTGCGTTCATGGCATTCATCTGGCACTTTGGAGGGCAGGCGCTTGGCGTAGGATCTGTCATTTCAATCGGTGTTCTGTATGCGTTTGTAGATTATTTAAACCGCATGTTCCACCCTGTAACAGGTATGGTCAACCAGCTTGCACAGCTTGAGCAGGCACTTGTATCTGCAGAGCGAGTATTCGTGCTGATGGATGAGCCAGGACAAAAAGTAACAGAAACAGAGGTTGAGCGATACAAAGGGAATGTAGCGTTTCAAGATGTTACGTTCAGTTATGTAGAAGGTGAACCGGTCCTTAAAAATATTGCTTTCGAAGCAAATCAAGGGGAGACAGTGGCACTTGTCGGTCATACGGGTTCTGGGAAAAGTTCAATCATGAATCTGCTTTTCCGTTTCTATGACATCAAACACGGTAAAATCATGATCGACGGCCAAGACATCATGCAGCTTTCCAAACAGGAGCTTCGTCAGCATATGGGTATTGTTCTACAAGATCCATTCTTGTTCACAGGAACGATTGCATCCAACGTGAGCCTGGATAATCCTGAAATTTCGCGGGAACAAGTTGAAAAAGCGCTCACGGATGTTGGGGCAATGCCGTTTATCAACAACTTACCAAAAGGGTTGGATGAACCGGTGATTGAAAAAGGAAGTACCCTTTCTTCCGGTCAGAGACAATTAATCTCATTTGCAAGAGCGCTGGCTTACAATCCAGCCATCTTAATTCTTGATGAAGCAACGGCAAGTATTGACACCGAAACTGAAGCTGTCATTCAAGAAGCGTTAGATGTGTTGAAGAGAGGAAGAACAACTTTCATTATCGC
- a CDS encoding ABC transporter transmembrane domain-containing protein, whose translation MFSVLGKLAWFFKKHWIRYTIAVVLLTGVGIIEIIPPKLIGNIIDSIHMGTITKEDMMKTLGIFVAVLVSMYITMYIWMYQLFGGAFIIERSMRSSFMRHLLKMTPTFFEKNRTGDLMARATNDLKAISMTAGFGILTLVDSSLFMLTILFVMGFMISWKLTFAALIPLPIIAFIIKKYGKKVHQRFTVAQDAFGEMNDSVLESIQGVRVIRAYVQEEEDVERFNKVTEDVFEKNLAVSRIDALFEPTIKVLVGISYLIGLGYGAYMVFHKTITLGELVTFNVYLGMLIWPMIAIGELINIMERGSASLDRVNETLSYEPDVKDREDLISLEDPGTIAFEDVTFRYPSSESDNLKNINVKVDKGATLGIVGRTGSGKTTLLKQLLREYPSGKGNITFSGVGIEDIALEDLQAWIGYVPQDAILFSKTVEENILFGNSTAGVDKLNHVMEMASFRKDVQFLPEGLNTLVGEKGVALSGGQKQRVSIARALCVDPEILILDDALSAVDAKTETAIIGNIRKERAGKTTFITTHRLSAVEHADWIIVIDDGAIVDQGRHEDLIARDGWYKEQHERQQIEQNLNDNKAV comes from the coding sequence ATGTTTTCAGTTTTAGGTAAATTAGCTTGGTTCTTTAAGAAACATTGGATACGATACACCATTGCAGTAGTGTTGCTGACTGGTGTTGGGATCATCGAGATCATCCCACCGAAACTCATCGGTAACATTATAGACTCCATTCATATGGGCACGATCACAAAAGAAGACATGATGAAGACTCTTGGAATCTTTGTAGCTGTTCTCGTTTCGATGTACATTACGATGTACATCTGGATGTATCAGCTTTTTGGCGGGGCTTTTATCATCGAGCGATCGATGCGTTCAAGTTTTATGCGTCACTTATTAAAGATGACTCCTACGTTTTTTGAGAAAAATAGAACAGGAGATTTGATGGCACGTGCGACAAATGACTTAAAAGCCATCTCGATGACTGCAGGGTTTGGAATCTTAACTCTTGTAGATTCTAGTTTGTTCATGCTGACGATTCTGTTCGTAATGGGATTCATGATCAGTTGGAAATTAACGTTCGCAGCGCTTATTCCACTGCCGATTATCGCATTTATTATTAAAAAATACGGAAAAAAAGTACACCAGCGTTTTACCGTTGCACAAGACGCTTTTGGAGAAATGAATGATTCTGTTTTAGAAAGCATACAAGGAGTACGTGTTATTCGTGCTTATGTTCAAGAAGAAGAGGACGTAGAACGCTTCAACAAAGTTACGGAGGATGTATTCGAAAAGAACTTGGCTGTATCAAGAATCGATGCTTTATTCGAACCGACGATCAAGGTGTTAGTAGGGATCAGTTATTTGATCGGTTTAGGTTACGGAGCATACATGGTCTTTCATAAGACGATTACACTTGGAGAGCTAGTTACGTTCAACGTTTACTTAGGTATGCTGATCTGGCCGATGATTGCGATCGGTGAGCTCATTAATATTATGGAACGTGGAAGTGCATCACTTGATCGAGTGAATGAAACGCTTAGCTACGAGCCGGATGTTAAGGATAGAGAAGACCTTATTTCATTAGAAGATCCGGGAACGATTGCATTTGAAGACGTGACATTCCGTTATCCTTCTTCTGAATCAGATAACTTAAAAAACATCAACGTTAAGGTGGATAAAGGTGCGACTCTAGGAATTGTTGGCCGAACGGGAAGCGGAAAAACAACACTACTTAAACAGCTTTTAAGAGAGTATCCGTCCGGAAAAGGGAACATCACATTCTCTGGTGTGGGTATTGAAGATATCGCTCTAGAAGATCTGCAAGCATGGATCGGGTATGTACCACAAGATGCTATTCTTTTCTCCAAAACCGTAGAGGAGAATATCTTATTTGGTAATAGCACAGCAGGTGTCGATAAGTTGAATCATGTTATGGAGATGGCATCATTCAGAAAAGATGTTCAGTTCCTTCCTGAAGGATTGAACACACTTGTGGGTGAAAAAGGCGTGGCGTTATCAGGAGGGCAGAAGCAGCGTGTGTCTATTGCACGAGCACTGTGTGTAGATCCTGAGATTTTGATCCTAGACGATGCCTTATCAGCTGTTGATGCGAAGACGGAGACAGCGATCATCGGTAATATCCGAAAAGAACGCGCTGGGAAAACAACTTTTATTACAACTCACAGATTGTCGGCAGTTGAACATGCAGATTGGATCATCGTAATTGATGATGGGGCCATCGTGGACCAAGGCAGACATGAGGATTTAATAGCAAGAGACGGCTGGTATAAAGAACAGCACGAACGTCAACAGATCGAACAAAACTTAAATGATAATAAGGCGGTGTAG
- the ribE gene encoding 6,7-dimethyl-8-ribityllumazine synthase, which yields MAKLFEGHLVGTGLKVGIVAGRFNDFISDKLVSGAQDAFKRHGISEDDVDIAWVPGAFEIPLIAKKMADSGKYDAVITLGAVIRGSTPHFDYVCNEAAKGVAQASMTSGVPVIFGVLTVDSIEQAIERAGTKAGNKGWEAAVSAIEMANLTRQLG from the coding sequence ATGGCAAAATTATTTGAAGGACATTTAGTTGGTACAGGATTAAAAGTAGGTATCGTAGCAGGGCGTTTTAATGATTTTATTTCTGATAAATTGGTTTCTGGTGCACAAGACGCTTTCAAGAGACACGGTATTTCTGAAGATGATGTAGACATCGCTTGGGTTCCTGGAGCGTTTGAAATTCCGTTGATCGCGAAAAAAATGGCAGATAGCGGTAAGTATGATGCTGTAATCACGCTAGGTGCGGTAATCCGCGGTTCAACGCCTCACTTTGATTACGTTTGTAACGAAGCGGCAAAAGGAGTTGCTCAAGCATCGATGACAAGCGGTGTCCCTGTAATCTTTGGTGTGTTAACCGTTGATTCAATCGAACAAGCGATCGAACGCGCTGGGACGAAAGCAGGAAACAAAGGCTGGGAAGCAGCTGTATCTGCGATCGAAATGGCAAACTTAACTCGTCAATTAGGATAA
- a CDS encoding bifunctional 3,4-dihydroxy-2-butanone-4-phosphate synthase/GTP cyclohydrolase II gives MFHSIEEAVADLKKGKIVIVVDDEDRENEGDFVALAEGITPETINFMVTHGRGLVCTPISEEIAVKLDLSPMVTTNTDSHGTAFTISVDHISTTTGISAQERAATVRELVNTESVPTDFKRPGHIFPLIGKNGGVLRRAGHTEAAIDLAQMAGSKSAGVICEIMKEDGTMARVSELVELAKQHNMKLITIKDLITYRNKTEQMVKREVEINLPTEFGDFKAIGFSNVLDEKEHVALVKGEVATGEPVLVRVHSECLTGDVFGSARCDCGSQLHAALSQIEKEGRGVLLYMRQEGRGIGLINKMKAYKLQEEGLDTVEANEQLGFAPDLRDYGIGAQILKDLGISKMKLLTNNPRKIAGLKGYDLEVTDRVALQMPHNKNNEDYLKTKKSKLGHMLHF, from the coding sequence ATGTTTCACTCCATAGAAGAAGCAGTTGCAGATCTTAAAAAAGGAAAAATTGTAATTGTAGTTGATGATGAAGATCGTGAAAATGAGGGAGACTTTGTAGCACTCGCTGAAGGAATTACTCCTGAAACGATCAACTTTATGGTGACACATGGCCGAGGTTTAGTCTGTACACCGATCTCTGAAGAAATTGCAGTAAAGCTCGACCTCTCACCAATGGTAACTACCAACACAGATTCACATGGGACAGCTTTTACGATAAGTGTTGATCATATTTCCACAACTACAGGGATTTCGGCGCAAGAAAGAGCAGCAACAGTACGTGAGCTAGTAAATACAGAATCCGTGCCTACTGATTTTAAGCGCCCTGGTCATATTTTTCCGTTAATCGGAAAAAACGGAGGTGTGTTGCGAAGAGCGGGACATACAGAAGCTGCCATCGATCTTGCCCAAATGGCAGGAAGTAAATCGGCTGGTGTGATCTGTGAAATTATGAAAGAAGACGGAACGATGGCTCGTGTTTCTGAACTTGTTGAGCTTGCGAAACAGCACAATATGAAGCTGATTACGATCAAAGATCTTATTACGTACCGAAACAAAACAGAGCAGATGGTTAAGCGTGAAGTAGAGATTAACCTGCCAACCGAATTTGGAGATTTTAAAGCGATTGGCTTTTCAAATGTTTTGGATGAAAAAGAACATGTTGCACTCGTAAAAGGCGAGGTTGCAACCGGAGAGCCCGTTTTAGTACGTGTTCATTCTGAGTGTTTAACAGGTGATGTATTCGGCTCTGCTCGCTGTGATTGTGGATCGCAGCTTCACGCAGCTCTTTCTCAGATTGAAAAAGAAGGGCGTGGCGTTTTGCTGTACATGAGACAAGAAGGTCGCGGCATAGGACTCATCAATAAGATGAAAGCATATAAACTTCAAGAAGAAGGTCTAGATACGGTCGAGGCAAACGAACAGCTTGGATTTGCGCCAGATCTGCGTGACTATGGGATCGGAGCTCAGATTTTAAAAGACTTGGGCATCAGTAAGATGAAGCTGCTGACGAATAACCCAAGAAAGATTGCTGGATTAAAAGGTTATGACTTAGAAGTGACCGATCGTGTGGCACTTCAGATGCCTCATAACAAGAACAACGAAGATTATTTGAAAACAAAAAAGAGCAAATTGGGGCATATGCTTCATTTCTAA
- the ribE gene encoding riboflavin synthase, which translates to MFTGIIEEKGTIKSISKGNETIVLTVTAEEVLKDVNLGDSIAVNGVCLTVTSFNKREFTVDVMPETFRSSTLSHLNNRDFVNLERAMAAGGRFGGHFVSGHVDGTGKIIEKRPEKNAIYYTIALPEHLMRYFMLKGSVSVDGTSLTIFEVNESTITVSLIPHTADHTILGLKGTGDIVNIECDMLAKYVHNMLSPKEETTQKSKLSLDFLQEHGF; encoded by the coding sequence TTGTTTACAGGCATTATTGAAGAAAAAGGTACGATAAAATCCATTTCTAAAGGCAACGAAACAATCGTACTTACCGTTACAGCTGAAGAAGTACTGAAAGATGTAAACCTTGGAGACAGTATAGCGGTAAACGGTGTTTGTTTAACGGTGACTTCTTTTAATAAAAGGGAGTTCACTGTAGATGTTATGCCTGAAACGTTTCGTTCTTCCACATTGAGCCATTTAAACAACCGTGATTTCGTCAATCTTGAACGAGCGATGGCTGCTGGTGGCCGGTTCGGTGGGCATTTTGTTTCCGGGCATGTGGATGGGACAGGAAAAATTATTGAAAAGCGTCCAGAAAAAAATGCTATCTATTACACGATAGCGTTACCTGAACATCTCATGCGCTATTTCATGTTGAAAGGCTCTGTCTCTGTAGATGGGACAAGCCTCACGATTTTTGAGGTGAACGAAAGTACAATTACCGTTTCCTTAATTCCTCATACAGCAGATCATACGATTTTAGGATTGAAAGGCACGGGTGACATCGTGAACATTGAATGTGACATGCTCGCAAAATATGTACACAATATGCTATCGCCGAAAGAAGAAACTACACAAAAGTCGAAGCTGTCTCTTGATTTCTTACAAGAGCACGGATTTTAG
- a CDS encoding TrkH family potassium uptake protein — MFKNTATSQHKKTFLTSVQLIVIFYLLSVLVATILLSLPVGHNEGVELKFIDALFTAVSAVSVTGLTSVSISETFNHVGVILLALICQIGGIGVMTLGTAVWLLIGKRIGMRERQLIMTDQNQSTLAGLVQLMKQILTLIIGIEIVGTVLFFILFQPYYDTEVEVLYHAFFAAVTATTNAGFDITGSSLIPFRHDYLVQIVTMLLITSGAIGFPVLVEINNFIKERKYLERYTFTLFTKVTTTTFAILVVTGAIGFYILEMNAFFQGKSWHESFFYSMFQSVTTRSGGLSTMDISQLTVPTMLFLSIMMFIGASPSSVGGGIRTTTFAVALLAILFYAKGRNTIKIFKREIYPEDIQKSFIVIIVAMVLCTTSTIILAITDPMPIEYLFFEVCSAFGTTGLSTGITGQLSSTGKVILMLLMFIGRIGVLSFLFIIRGKTVTEHIHYPKEKLIIGQ; from the coding sequence ATGTTTAAAAATACAGCAACTTCACAACATAAAAAAACATTCCTAACTTCCGTTCAACTAATCGTTATCTTTTACTTATTGTCCGTATTAGTAGCGACGATTTTGTTAAGCTTGCCAGTCGGTCATAACGAAGGTGTAGAGTTGAAATTTATCGATGCTCTATTTACAGCCGTAAGTGCAGTTAGTGTAACAGGACTAACTTCTGTCAGTATCTCAGAAACGTTCAATCACGTCGGAGTCATACTGCTAGCTTTAATCTGCCAGATTGGTGGCATCGGTGTTATGACGCTCGGGACAGCAGTCTGGTTATTGATAGGAAAGAGGATTGGGATGAGAGAACGTCAGTTGATAATGACAGATCAGAACCAATCTACACTTGCCGGACTCGTTCAGCTGATGAAGCAGATTTTAACGTTAATCATTGGAATCGAAATTGTAGGAACGGTTTTGTTCTTCATTTTGTTCCAGCCTTATTATGATACAGAGGTTGAAGTATTGTATCACGCCTTTTTCGCGGCAGTTACTGCCACGACGAACGCTGGATTCGATATCACGGGAAGCTCATTAATTCCGTTCCGTCATGATTATCTCGTTCAAATCGTGACGATGTTATTGATTACATCAGGTGCGATTGGATTTCCTGTTTTAGTTGAGATCAATAATTTTATAAAAGAGCGTAAGTATCTAGAGCGTTATACGTTCACTCTTTTTACAAAGGTCACTACAACTACATTTGCTATTTTAGTTGTAACAGGTGCCATAGGTTTTTACATTTTAGAGATGAATGCTTTCTTTCAAGGGAAATCTTGGCATGAGTCGTTCTTTTATTCAATGTTTCAGTCTGTAACGACTCGAAGTGGCGGTTTATCAACGATGGATATCTCGCAACTAACTGTACCGACCATGCTTTTCTTATCGATTATGATGTTTATTGGCGCTTCACCTAGCTCTGTAGGTGGAGGGATAAGAACGACTACGTTCGCTGTAGCTCTATTAGCGATCCTCTTTTATGCAAAAGGGAGAAACACGATTAAGATCTTCAAGCGAGAGATCTATCCAGAAGACATTCAAAAATCTTTTATTGTTATAATCGTTGCGATGGTGCTCTGTACGACATCCACTATTATTTTAGCGATTACTGACCCTATGCCGATCGAGTACTTATTCTTTGAGGTATGTTCAGCTTTCGGAACTACAGGGCTTTCCACTGGAATTACAGGTCAGTTGAGTTCAACAGGTAAAGTGATCCTAATGCTTCTGATGTTTATTGGAAGAATCGGCGTACTTTCATTCTTGTTCATTATCCGAGGAAAAACAGTAACAGAGCACATTCATTACCCGAAAGAAAAATTAATTATTGGCCAATAA
- a CDS encoding TIGR02206 family membrane protein — protein MENWFSAGTSGFRMFQWEHVTVLVFIFLVSIVMYGYRTQIRKMYIWKKILITGLIVSESTYHIWAIYNDLWDIHLFLPLQLCSFNILLCVLLLLTDNRRLFAFVYLFGLTGAIQGLLTPEMFQEPWHFRFIQYFVAHAFIVWTALYYAVIRSYTISWQLLFQSFLWLNMYALLVYIVDVAIGANYMFLLEKPSSASLMDFLGPYPWYILSLELVALCLSLLVLIPVKEKLVHTKKGHPPFEG, from the coding sequence ATGGAGAATTGGTTTAGTGCAGGAACTTCGGGTTTTAGGATGTTTCAATGGGAGCATGTTACAGTATTAGTTTTTATTTTCTTAGTGAGTATCGTCATGTATGGCTACCGTACTCAGATAAGAAAGATGTACATATGGAAGAAGATCTTGATCACAGGACTTATCGTTTCTGAGAGTACGTACCACATATGGGCCATATACAATGATTTATGGGATATTCATCTTTTCCTTCCTCTACAGCTATGTAGTTTCAATATTCTACTATGTGTTCTGTTGCTCTTAACCGATAATCGCAGGTTGTTTGCTTTCGTCTATCTATTTGGCTTAACAGGTGCTATACAAGGATTATTAACACCAGAGATGTTTCAAGAACCTTGGCATTTTCGTTTTATCCAATACTTTGTGGCTCATGCTTTTATTGTTTGGACAGCTCTTTATTATGCGGTAATAAGATCTTATACAATTAGCTGGCAGCTTCTTTTTCAGTCCTTTCTATGGCTGAACATGTATGCGTTACTTGTTTATATTGTAGATGTAGCTATTGGTGCGAATTATATGTTCTTGTTAGAGAAACCCTCTAGTGCTTCTCTTATGGATTTCTTGGGACCATACCCCTGGTATATCCTTTCATTAGAGCTAGTGGCTTTATGTTTAAGTCTGCTTGTTCTTATTCCGGTTAAAGAAAAATTAGTTCACACGAAAAAGGGCCACCCGCCATTTGAGGGGTAG
- a CDS encoding YhbD family protein — protein MENLISKKDLLKEANISYGQLYRWKRKNLIPENWFIRKSTFTGQETFFPKADILLRIEKIKTLKDDLSLTELADMFSPSPTLTSLSAEELTKRNIVSQTALDMFNNFHGPNQSFSFNQLLTLYVLHSLLQTGDVNLAEGVDLLKLFHDQASIVKSTDSELIFIRKMGVSLFILTPEPANLFLEHQAKKIAHYKLSQCIEELKLKLS, from the coding sequence ATGGAAAATCTAATCTCAAAGAAAGATCTATTGAAAGAAGCAAATATCTCATACGGTCAGCTATACAGATGGAAAAGAAAAAATCTGATTCCCGAAAACTGGTTCATACGAAAATCCACCTTTACAGGGCAAGAAACTTTCTTTCCTAAAGCTGATATTTTGTTGCGCATTGAAAAGATTAAAACGTTAAAAGATGACCTTTCACTCACAGAACTAGCTGATATGTTCTCCCCTTCCCCAACACTTACATCATTATCAGCCGAAGAACTCACAAAGCGTAACATTGTTTCACAAACAGCGTTAGATATGTTTAACAATTTTCATGGTCCAAATCAATCATTCTCTTTTAATCAGTTATTAACGCTTTATGTATTGCATTCATTGCTGCAAACAGGCGATGTAAATCTAGCAGAAGGTGTAGACTTGTTAAAGCTCTTTCACGATCAAGCATCGATCGTTAAGAGTACTGATAGTGAATTGATCTTTATTAGAAAGATGGGCGTATCCCTATTCATTCTCACGCCTGAACCAGCCAATCTTTTTTTAGAACACCAAGCTAAAAAAATTGCTCACTACAAATTAAGTCAGTGCATTGAAGAACTAAAACTAAAGCTTTCTTAA
- a CDS encoding polymer-forming cytoskeletal protein, protein MERTQLKNISISGSGTSSGGEYDQVKVNGSAHIHGDLICEQFKCNGSAHLEGNITTDTAKINGSTHFEGDVEVKEMTINGSTDIDGNLLCDELKVQGSSTIKGNVKGKEMIVRGSASIDGNVSSDEIDVKGQVKIKGDCETESFEARGNFKIDGLLNAGTIDVELLRHCEAKEIGGENITVKKTRNASGFKKLIKFFMSNHNDQLSAEVIEGDNLYLEHTHAETVRGNTIEIGPGCDIKRIEYKTSLEIDQSAKVGTQEKM, encoded by the coding sequence ATGGAACGAACTCAGTTAAAAAACATTAGCATTTCTGGATCTGGAACTTCATCTGGTGGAGAATATGATCAAGTAAAGGTTAACGGATCTGCACATATTCACGGTGATCTTATTTGTGAACAGTTCAAATGCAACGGAAGCGCCCACCTCGAAGGAAACATCACAACGGATACCGCCAAGATCAATGGATCCACACATTTCGAAGGCGATGTAGAAGTGAAGGAAATGACGATTAACGGCAGTACTGATATAGACGGTAATCTTCTGTGTGATGAATTAAAGGTTCAAGGCTCTTCTACGATTAAAGGAAATGTTAAAGGAAAAGAAATGATCGTTCGTGGATCTGCCTCTATAGATGGAAATGTTTCGAGTGACGAAATAGATGTTAAAGGACAAGTAAAAATAAAGGGAGATTGTGAAACTGAATCTTTTGAAGCTCGCGGTAATTTTAAAATAGATGGCCTCTTAAATGCAGGCACCATCGACGTAGAACTTCTACGCCATTGTGAAGCAAAAGAAATTGGTGGAGAGAACATCACGGTTAAGAAGACTCGCAATGCATCTGGGTTTAAAAAACTAATCAAGTTTTTTATGAGCAACCATAACGACCAACTATCGGCAGAGGTAATCGAAGGCGACAACTTGTACCTTGAACATACACATGCCGAAACAGTTCGAGGAAATACAATAGAAATCGGACCCGGCTGTGATATAAAGAGGATTGAATATAAAACTAGTCTAGAGATTGATCAAAGCGCTAAAGTGGGAACACAGGAAAAGATGTAA